Within Nitrospira sp. MA-1, the genomic segment ATGGGGGGAAACACTCCCAAACAATACCTTTCTCTTGGAGGAATACCTCTCCTAGTATATTCACTAAAAGTTTTTCAACATCTCGAGTGTATCCGCGAAGTGATTCTTTCCGTGCCGGCTTCGGATCTGGATTATTGCCGGCGTGAAATAGTGCAGCTCTTTGGATTGAAGAAAGTCACTCAAGTTGTGGCGGGAGGACTACGGCGCCAGGATTCTGTCAGAAATGGACTTGAGGCCATTTCCGATCAACCTGACGGAGTTCTGGTCCATGATGGTGTCCGTCCCTTTATCGACCAGCCCATTGTTAGGAATGTGATCGACCGGGCCGGGCAAACAGGGGCTGCGGTGGTGGCGATGTCAATTCATGATACCGTAAAACGGGTCGATCATTCTGGGATTATTCAAGAGACATTGAAAAGGGAGGAACTCTGGCAGATTCAAACTCCCCAGGTGTTTCGGTATGACTGGCTCGTAGAGGCACATAAACAGGCTCAACTCCATCAATGGGCCGTCACCGATGATGCTGCCCTCATCGAACGGATGGGATACCCCGTTTCCGTAGTGGAGGGAAGTTGTTTTAATATAAAAGTGACCAAACCGGATGATCTGGTTCTGGGGGAAGCTATTTTGAAAACGATGGGAAGCCGAGGGTGAAACCTCTAGCTAGAATTCATCAGGTGTGTTTTC encodes:
- the ispD gene encoding 2-C-methyl-D-erythritol 4-phosphate cytidylyltransferase; protein product: MFNSVVAVVPAAGLGIRMGGNTPKQYLSLGGIPLLVYSLKVFQHLECIREVILSVPASDLDYCRREIVQLFGLKKVTQVVAGGLRRQDSVRNGLEAISDQPDGVLVHDGVRPFIDQPIVRNVIDRAGQTGAAVVAMSIHDTVKRVDHSGIIQETLKREELWQIQTPQVFRYDWLVEAHKQAQLHQWAVTDDAALIERMGYPVSVVEGSCFNIKVTKPDDLVLGEAILKTMGSRG